cgTGGAATGTCGTTCAATATGGTGTTcactggctccatctgctggctCAATGGACCTCACTGCTTTACAATAGAATAGAAAAGAATAGAACGGAATACAacagaatagaacacaatagaacaaaacagaatagaacagaacaaaacaAAATAGAACAGAAAGTAACAGAATTTAATAGAATTTGCAGGGTGGAGATAGAGCACCCCAGTATGAATCCTAATACCCATAAAAACTAGCGGTCAatcaaggaaatggttccaataatttccccaccattcatttttcacataggggattttagataCACTTAAAATAagagctgtgtttcgtgtaggcttacgtggcgtgacgttttgataaccgtgtaaatctctattggacaaggtgacttttatcaataaatGTGCCTGTATTTACCacccaaaaatgaaatgctaactAGCGGCTAATGTGTCTATCATAAACTACacatgccatgatgatctggacgagactgccgaaacgaagcaaaggtaagaatctctggattagcTATATattgttagctaaatgtagtaatgaataaatgaaTTAATTGGAAAATTGTacttaaattgacaattctgtgaactgtcttttacactttttaaattgacacaatacctgttagcaaagatgtcagctagagatgacgtgcaggagcttgcagggatttgtagtcttgcatgataccggagcgccaagtctaggaccaaaaggctcctcaacagcttccacctccaagccataagactgctgaacaattaataaaatcgcccgccaccggacaatttacactgaccccccctccctttttgtgcactgctgctactcgctgtttaaacAAACACCTGTCTTCTGAAACttgttaagtcgctctggataagagcgtctgctaaatgatgtaaatgtaaaatgtaaatgtatcttgttctaagaaatgaaggctattccatgcgggaaattgccaagaaactgaagatctcgtacaatggtgcttttctttgcaactctgcctagaaggccagcatcccagagtcgcctcttcactgttgacgttgagactggtgttttgcgggtactatttaatgaagctgccagttgaggacttgtgaggtgtccgtttctcaaactagacactctaatgtacttgtccactTCTCAGTTGTGCACCCCGGCCTCCCACCTCTCTTTAaagaatttctaagtgaccccaaacttttgaatggtagtgtatatattaaaataaattaaaaaagttacaaatatttgtatttatttcatgttTTTATGAATATCGCTAGCAATAATGGAATAAACAAAATGTGTATTACATACCCACAGTAGAAAAGAGGAGAAtatattatttataataatatttatAATAGGCTACCATTGCTCCAAGGGCCGCTGGCTGCTGGTAGGCTTTCTTGACTTCATTTTTGTCAACATGTTCTTGTTgtctttaatctttatttaaccagctaaACAGCTGCTCTTAGTGAAAATGTTTTGGAGTTACCTTTCTAGCTAATTGGCTATGTTAGGGTTTACATGTTCTCTTCCAATTAGGCTATAATGTGTTGAGGTCAAAATAGTTTTTCATtatctaccaaatctattcatttgaaaatgttgattacttcttGACATGATCATTCACTTGATGATAAGACAAGATACAGTACGTGatgttttaaaatagatttttgctaACATGTGATTGGGGTTCCTTGGTCTCCGGTTTGCCTGGCAAGGGGTCCCTGGGTAAGAAAAGGCTGAAGACCCCTGCCAAAGACAGTGCAGTCTGGGCCCCTGCCCGAAAATAATTTATTCCCCGCCCCTCATCCTCTCTGTTTCCATGGAAGCACCAGATATAGCACTTGATTGGCTTGCATGGGTAAGCACGTGCTAGGGGAGGCTTCAAATATGACAACGGGCCCAGATGTAATTATTGTTTAGTCGAAGCTGTGTGCGTTTGTCAGTTAACTTGGTTTGTGTAGCGATTAGCTCAAATTTACAACATGGTCGAGGCATTCATTGGAACTTGGAAGATGACTTCCAGTGAGAATTTTGATGAATATATGAAGGCAATAGGTAAAGTCTTACTTTTTAAAATAAAGCTGTTTTTAATGAAAGATGTTGCATGTAGATCTAGAACCTTACTAAAGTTGGCTAGATAAATATCCCCTTGTTTCATAGGTGTGGGCTTTGCTACTCGGCAGATGGGGAATATGGCGAAGCCCAATTTGCAGTTCAGCATCGACGACGGTGTAATATCAATGAAATCCCAGAGCACTTTCAAAACTACAGAGACCAAGTTTAAATTGAATGAAGAATTCGACGAGATGACTGCAGATGACAGGAAAACCAAGGTGGGTGCAGAAGCCACACCATAGACATGCCGGTTGTTACAGTAGTGTGGTTTCCAAttgattaatatatatatatatatatattacttttttaaacttaagttggagtcatgtGCCCTCCTTACACTACTCTATTTCCAGACTCTGATGACCTTTGAGAACGGAAAACTGGTGCAAAAACAGACTTGGGACGGCAAGACTACCACGCTCGAGCGGGAGTTGCAAGATGGAAAATTGATTGCGGTAAGGTTTAGTCTCTATTGCTTTTCCCATCTCTGCTTGGTTGGATATAAAATATGCGCTTTTGATACGAGTATTTTGGAATATGTCCACGGCTTGATATTACAATATTGTTCAATGTTGCATGTTGTCATCATTATGCAATACACGTTGTCATCCATCTCTTGCAAATTGCGTTCTCCCGGGGTACCAGCAAGGATGGCACGCGTTTTTACGCGCGAACGTGTTCAAAATGCCATTTAAAGTTTTGGCTGGGAAGCGTGGCTTGATGAGCACTTGCAGTCATGTGAAACACGCTAGTTAATTTAAAACTAAAGGATTAATTGGTAATCGAGAATGCTAATAAAAGCAATGACTTACATAAACCCGGGATTGCTGATGCATGTGTTGGCATTGCCATTGCGAGGCTTTGCTGCCACCGGTTCGCCATATTGGCACTAtccagtaggagcagtcctccataggaatgaatggaattctacagtattttaaTGGAATGTTTTTTTGGAGGGGgctgtagtggggacagtaacatccGTTTCCCTAAAGTATTTTACAATGCACTATTTTGCGCACATAATGTGTCTGTTCTAGAATAAATGACTATAGATTCCAACATATTTTATGATTGAGTACTAAGGTGGCTGCACAGTGGCATCAACACAGTTCCCCTGGTCagtcatccagggtttatacaccGTTGTATAAAACCTGTTAACTTATCTACGCTCTGTTCATTGCCCAACATTGTCAGGTCCCTTTATATTTGACGTTTTAACTCCTACCCTGTCACATTTAGCTTACGTGATAATGCCCTTCAGTTTAAAGGAAGTTAGTGTGGTTTGGCTCATTCAGACTGCAGTTTAAGTGGAACTACAACGACTAATTGACGCACTCAGGATGATTTGGTGGTTTGTTCATCACTGAATGTGTCATTACATTTTGAGTTCTAGGTTCTGACATGTGGTCATTGCATGACCTAAAGCGTGTACTGCTCTCTTTCCAGAAATGTGTAATGGATGATGTGGTGGCGCTGAGGACCTATGAGAAAGAGGTGTGATTCCAGTCTGCTGAATTGAAGACCCCCACCAGCAAATCAAAAACATGCATATTATCTGTTCAATACCTACCATGTTAAATTCACTGACTACTCAATTGGTACCAAAAGCCCATGAAGCTTTCAATAAAGTCAATTGTTGTGCTTTGTGAAAAGTGGTATTTCCTTCATTTCAATATATAGGCCAGTTTATCGAACTTAATCCATGTGGATTACAAACTGGCAAATCTCTGAAGGTCTATGCTGAGTACTTTGGTTGTAGGTGATGCTAACATTATACATTTCATTGTCAATTTTTGCCCAATAAATTGATGTTAGCTTACTTTGAGAGCAGTTACACTAAGTGTTCACTGCAAAATACAGCGACTTCACAATGTACCTATTTTGAGGACTGGTGACCAAGTAGAATGTCCAAAAACGGACCTTTTGTCTACaatactatgtaaaaaaaaaatgacatgaCTGACTAGTGGGGAAATGATTCTTTATTGTGAAACTAGGCCATCACCACTCCTAAACCACTGAGGAATATGAAGTATTGCCACAATTGTCTGAGCAGTGGCATGGCAACTAAACCCTGGATGCCTTCATATTCAGCTTGCTGCTAACTAGACATTTACTGAACTTTAAAACCTGTATTGAtgaatttattttccctttcaggGCTGTTCTATGCTGTAAACTTTTCAGCACAATTCAGGTGCTTCTGAATTTGATTACTGGGATCAAGTGTCTGCCCAGTGGTGCTGTTATGACTGCATCAATGCCGTTTTCTTCCAAGTGTCTCTAGGAAAGGTCCGACTTGAGTGTTCCTCTCACTTGGATGTCTCCCAAAATGGCACTCTATAAAGCTAACAGTGCACTAGTTTTCACAAGCCTTAAGGGCCCTTGTCAAAATTTGGGATTCATCACTGCAAATGAATTTACCGTAGGAAACCTGCTGAATCCTAAATCCATTCATCGTGGGTGGGAAATAATTCACAAGCTTACCCAGGCTGGGTGCCAAAATGTAATTCTCAAACTACAAGTACAGGTGCCAAGTTGACCATTTTAAAAATGATTATGGGCTTACATTCTACATAGTAGTTCCTTTTTCCGTTTGGCTGTTCTGTTGTAGGCCTACCTCTGGGAGGAATTAGCCCTAACAGCTGATACTTAGGTTAGCATGTAAACCCAAGACCAGAAATGGTAACATTTCAAGACAAGTTTAGACGTGCCGGCGCTTCTATGGAATGGGGTGCTCATCTGGGTAGAGCAATGTAGTCAAAGTAAAGGTTATGCCGTCTCCCATAAGACTGACCAATATCGCCATACTGTTATGGGCTAACCAAATACAAATCTCCTGGAAAGATTGGTCCAAAGGAGATTGTCAACAGGTCCCAAAAAATGTAATTTCCAATAAGAATGCATAATACCAGAGGGAGTACTGTCCAGGCCTCTTCAAAGCCTTCCAGCACCCATTAGACATATGATGCCTTATGCTGCGTTCGTAACTAAGTGGGAGTTTACCACATACGACTGGGGGAAAATCCATTTGAACGGccttccaactggtaattactagtgggaatcTCTATAATCCTGAGCTCTcacttctcccacatgctgacctctgacgTTAGATTATGGTTTACGTAGCTTGTTGGCCGTTAGCCAATCAGCGTTCCTCAACGAGTTCAAAGCacgtgaatgcatccaactggtatttatGGCTTCACAACTGGTAACATCCCACCTCCCGCTTGGTTTCGAACGCTGGCATTAACAGTCTCTTGTTCATGAACGGAGTAAGTTCTGAGTATTAAAGTTGTAATACCACTGGATTAGTATTGCTGTTGCTGCCTAATGGAGCTAGACTGATGAATGAATGACGGGCACATTTTTGTATCTGGCTCTTTTGGTTGAGATGCAATTGTAAACCTTAACCTttaatgcatcccaaatggctccctattccctacatagtgcactacttttgacccgggcCTAACCTTCTGCATCACAAATGTCTCCCTgttccctgcatagtgcactacttttgaccagagcccaatgcactataaagggaatcgggtgtcatttgggatgcagaccttgAGAGAAGACCAACTGTCTTTTGCTTCATGGTCAGATTTTTCACACTTGATATCATGGCCTTTTTGAAACTAAGTGTTGATTTGTCATGATTGCGTCACTACAGTTGCAAGTTagttggttacacacacacacacacttgatagTTCAGTCAACACATCCGGGAGGGTTTCTTGAAAACCAAAAGCAACCTATTCCTCGAACATCGTGTTTGCTAAATGTATCAAGTATGCACATAACTATTGGATCAAAAAGCTCACACTCTCTTGCACACACTTTGAAACCAGCAGGGTTACAACTGAGGAGTAAATGTCATGGGGTCCCTTGGTATGCTGTTAATAGTCAAACACAAAAGGACAATCTATATGGAATGTGATGTCCtaggttacgtcccaaatggcaccctatttactatatagtgtactacttttgtccacagccctatgggtcctggtcataagtagtgctaCTCAacgggaatagtgtgccatttgaggAGAGGGGAAGTATCAGAGTGGCTGGGGAGTGTATGGGGAGGTCTAGAGGGGAGGCCAAATCCCAGTTTAAGGTCTACGTTGTGACCTCTCCTCATCTGTAACAGGCTTATTGTTGTGGATGCAAgacttcatcccaaatggcagccaatcctatatagtgcactacttttgactagggcccatagggggggcccatagggctctgctcaaaagaaatacactaaatagggaataggggtgccatttaggacacagacacagacttcCAGTCTAAGCAAGTGCACCTAATTCCTTTAATTAGGGCTTTCTGGGGCAGTAGGTTGGGGGCCAAATTCTCCGAAAGATTTGGGGGTTTTAGTGAATGATTATGACCATGGGTGGTGCTCCTGCAGCCTGCTCCTGCAGCAATCTGTCCTGATTAATGAAAAGCTGACCTAGCCAAGTTGAATAAGACcaaggacacacacgcacatgtatgcacactcacgcacacacacacacacacacacacacatttgcacacactccTCTGACATTTTTGTTACTCTTTCACTCCATTTTCCCTTTTCTTCTCCTTACCAGTCCCCTGTCCACCCCTACTCAACTTACCAGTCCCCCTGTCTACACCTACTAAACTTACCAGTCCCCTGTCCAACCCACTCAACTTACCAGTCCCCTGTCCACCCCTACTCAACTTACCAGTCCCCTGTCTACACCTACTAAACTTACCAGTCCCCTGTCCACCCCTACTCAACTTACCAGTCCCCTGTCTACACCTACTCAACTTACCAGTCCCCTGTCCACCCCCACTCAACTTACCAGTCCCCTGTCCACCCCTACTCAACTTACCAGTCCCCTGTCCACCCCCTACTCAACTTACCAGTCCCCTGTCCACCCCACTCCAACTTACCAGTCCCCTGTCCACCCTACTCAACTTACCAGTCCCCTGTCCACCCCTACTCAACTTACCAGTCCCCTGTCCACCCCTACTCAACTTACCAGTCCCCTGTCCACCCCTACTCCAACTTACCAGTCCCCTGTCCACCCTACTCAACTTACCAGTCCCCTGTCCACCCCTACTCAACTTACCAGTCCCCTGTCCACCCCTACTCAACTTACCAGTCCCCTGTCCACCCCTACTCAACTTACCAGTCCCCTGTCCACCCCTACTCAACTTACCAGTCCCTGTCCAGCCCCTACTCAACTTACCAGTCCCCTGTCCAGCCCATACTCAACTTACCAGTCCCCTGTCCAGCCCTACTCAACTTACCAGTCCCCTGTCCACCCCACTCAACTTACCAGTCCCCTGTCCAGCCCTACTCAATCTACCAGTCCTGTCCAACCCTACTCAACTTACCAGTCCCTGTCCACCCCTACTCAACTTACCAGTCCCCTGTCCACCCCTACTCCAACTTACCAGTCCCCTGTCCACCCCTACTCAACTTTACCAGTCCCCTGTATCATGAGAACACATTCAGGGACTTTCTATTACAATCTGATCTCCCAAAGAACGTCGGAACCCTGAGTGTCCCATTGTTACGGCTGAATAACCACATTGTTGTTAAGGTTAAGCTTACTTAGGGCAGTTCTTTGAAAATGGCCTTGTGCCTCAGATTTTCTTTAGACGCTGTGGTAGTGGCAGGGGTCCTTTGAactgatttattttatttgaggCGTCAAAGAACTGATTGGCAAGTTCTTGGAAATTACTTGGCTAAGGGAATTCTGAGatgaaggctgtaatgtaattgAACTTATTAACTGTTTGCTTGCTGTAAAACGTTGAAGAAAAGCAGTAGTGGTGGAAATAGAGGGCATATCAGATACATTCAATTTCACAATTCTCAAAGTGCAAAAAACACTGAGTTTAAATAGCCTACTATTGctatataaaatatacagacagtgGGGAGATTTGCAGGACAAGGTGGTGCACACTGCACCCCCAGTCATCCATTGAAGGTGTGAGATGTAAGTCATTTCAAGGATATGCCAGGCCTTAATGGAACAaagatctccctctctctctctggttattcTTTGGCAATGATCTGAAAACAGGAGAGGTGAAAATAATATGGCTATTGGTGATGGGTTTGGATCTAAAGACCATAGTCGAATTCATTGTGATTGGACTGAAGAACAGTCAATAATACTATCTGGTACAGAAGGCTGGTCAGTGTATTTCCAATGCTCTGCGTCTTTCACTATAAGGGTAGCAGTGCTGCGCCCTAGTGGTACATAGAAGTGCACGGTGTTAATTTTGGCCAGGCACGGGAATGGGATGACGAAACAATTTTATTTATGAAATGTTGCTGTGAGTGTTTGGTTTATCATCGATATTGTTTACCTCTTTGAATACAGCATACTCGCAAAATATTTGCAATTATTATCACAGTAATGATGTTATTCCAGAAATCGTATATTTTCTTCACGGAAATGGTAACACCATTCCGGATGTGACGTTGGCGTTAAACATGGCTGATTTGGAGAACACAAACAGACAAGTCGATAAGAAAACATGTCTTTTAATATTAGAGAGAAGCTAGATATAGGCGAAAATATGCTGAAATTACGCCATCAAGACACTTCGAAAGCGGAAAGGGCACGGTCGAAACACGTACAACCTCGGAGTACTGTGAAAAGTTGCAGGGGTGGATGTGGCAGTACTACACGGCATATGTGAACTGGCAAAAGTTGGCTGGCAGTGTCTTCTCCGTATTTTGCACCGCAACCAGTGCAACCATTCACCGCACCGGTCTGGCCAGCGGATTTCCCCTAATTTTGATGCCCAGAACTGGTACAATAATCCATTTGGACTCCCCTTATCGACGTATCCAACCGCCATCCCCGCGGCTGGACTTCCGCCTGGGGAAACGGCTGGGAGTGGTGCTGTGTCCACTTCAGTACCAGCGCAGCAACAACCACAACAGAACGGCAATGCACAACGGCCAGGTAGCTAGCAGACAGATGTTGTATTATTGTATTTGGTTAATGTGTCTACTATGATAACCTTAGCTATATAGCCAAAGAAGTGTTTGAGATAAAGCAAAATGACAGGCCTGTTAGTGATGAATTACTAGAAAATAGTGCCCTCTGTGGTCTGCTGAAGTTCAAACTATAGGTTCATCTGCTATAGGCCTGGGTTGCTAAAGACTCCCAACCGAGGCATATTAAGTTTTTGAAACAAGGAATTTCCTTTTTGAAAAACAATAACCGTCATCAATGAATGTGTTTGCGATGTCTGTGGCTcgtttggtagagcatggtgcttgcagcaccgagggttgtgggtttgatcccCATGGGGGACAAGTACAGAAAATcaatatgaaaatgtatttacTCACGACTTTAagatgctttggataaaagcatctggtaaatcagtggttcccaaacttggggTCGGCAGGAGGCCCATAGATATTGTTGTAATTTTttggtcactcaaatatcacatgaattaacattagacatggcaaaaaaaTGGGGAAAACCTTTAAACCTGGAAAATGTTCTCCACCAACGAGAGTGTGAACAGCTTGTGTCATGAACattgcttgtgcccatagaaatagacataggCGCGTGCGCAGCACAAGGGTGGCCGGGATGTTCCCCAACGCTGAAGGAAGGGGCCCCGAATGGAAAACGTTTGGTAACCCctggcgtctgctaaatgactcaaatgtaaatgtgttgtATGTTTGCAGGTCGAGAAtacagtatcccctctcctcttcaaAGGGTTCATGGCCGAAATGGTGGATTTCTTCATTCTGTTCTTCATCAAAGCAACCATTATTCTCAGCATCATGCATCTGGAGTGGGATGAAGTGAGTTTAGTTTAATACAAATGTTTCTGTTcttctattccctatagtgcattcCTTTAGACCAGAGTCTCCTATTGGGGGGGCCCTCTATGggcccctgatcaaaagtagtgcattacagGGAATAGTATTTTATTTCAACATCCTAGAAATTGATTTGTTTTTTGCACTCCCATCGGTGATGGTAAAGATTAGTCCAATGCATGcatacctactgtatatatagttatGATTGAAGAATCATTTGTAGCATGcatacctactgtatatatagttatGATTGAAGAATCATTTGTAGCATGCataactactgtatatatagttatGATTGAAGAATCATTTGTAGCATGCataactactgtatatatagttatGATTGAAGAATCATTTGTAGCATGcatacctactgtatatatagttatGATTGAAGAATCAGTTTGTAGCATGCataactactgtatatatagttatGATTGAAGAATCATTTGTAGCATGcatacctactgtatatatagttatGATTGAAGAATCATTTGTAGCATGcatacctactgtatatatagttatGATTGAAGAATCATTTGTAGCATGcatacctactgtatatatagttatGATTGAAGAATCATTTGTAGCATGCATACCTACTGTTATATAGTTATGATTGAAGAATCATTtgtatttttctttctttcaggGACATTTCCAAGTTTGCCATGCATTTCATTGTGGAGGAAATAGATGAAGACACTTCCATGGAGGAACTCCAGAAGATGATGCTGGTCGCCCTGGTCTACCGGATATTAGTGTGTTTCTATGAGGTCAGGTGACAAATCAAACTGCTACTATGAACAGAAATCACAtagaatgtttttattttctgcTTAAATGTCTCTGGGCTGTGAAATGACCCTTGACTGTTTTTGTCCTGACGTTGCAGTGTGATTGTTTTTTTAACTATTTGATATGGATTCTGTGTATTTTATCATGTTTCTCCTGTCTGCAAATAAAGTTCCCCTCTGTTGATAGTAGGGGTTTTATTGATTGTCTCCTGTCAGATTGTGTGTATCTGGGGAGCAGGGGCGCCACTCCAGGGGAAGTTTCTCATTGGTCTCCGGAAGTGATCAGCTGTGATTCCTCCGTCCTGGTTCAACCCAACCGGGTCCTCGTGGTGCCTGCCACTAACGTCACTCTCTCTGCGTAAGTAGTGGATCACACCAACACCAACCCTCTCATCCATCCATGTGTTGTGAAATAATAAACCAGCTCATTTGGTTTTTTGACACTTGATTTTTGAAGTGGTGATGAGGTGAAACATGACAAACATGACAATCTGGCCATTAGATGAAGTCCCTTGATGTTCTGCTCATCTGTTGTTTCTATCATCTCCGTGACTTTCACACATCTTCTTCCTGTGTCCCTCTTCAGATCCACAGTCCGAGCCTTGAACAAAAACTTCTCCATTGCCTTCTTGTTCCCAGCCTTCATCACAGTCTTCTTCTTCCAACACAACAGGACTGTGTATGACATGGTGGCTGGCACTATCGTTGTCAAGCGCACCGAGCCAGATGACCATTCTGATTGGTTAAGGCAAGCTAAAAGCCTGGCTGGGACCTGGCTTCTATTTTATTTGAAGAGGTACATGTTGCTCTCAACCCTGCagtacagaggaggctggtgaggga
The sequence above is drawn from the Salmo salar chromosome ssa05, Ssal_v3.1, whole genome shotgun sequence genome and encodes:
- the LOC123743210 gene encoding fatty acid-binding protein, adipocyte-like; translation: MVEAFIGTWKMTSSENFDEYMKAIGVGFATRQMGNMAKPNLQFSIDDGVISMKSQSTFKTTETKFKLNEEFDEMTADDRKTKTLMTFENGKLVQKQTWDGKTTTLERELQDGKLIAKCVMDDVVALRTYEKEV